The proteins below are encoded in one region of Sphingobacterium sp. R2:
- a CDS encoding SusC/RagA family TonB-linked outer membrane protein has translation MNFTDLMYKKNKHVWKLSMALSFSLFCMHSYAQQNIQGKVVKSYDKTPIEGAIVSILNSTHTTKTKSDGTFVFDNIRDESPVIRIWSPGFFESRIEVLGRNQIEIKLISEGREHYENVVSGSFSAANATLLTTEHYPKGAATVEQVLTGQIVGLRTTNKGGMPSEGAAFNFRGVRSFEANSNPLIVVDNAPYLPDMDNSPIIGGYSRSIFAPFNLHDIKSIQFLKGAETARYGSLGSNGVLKLETSASDDMETVIEYRGNFAVAHQYRTLPVLNDSQYKSYLGAVGMTNYNDMGELLAQFPFLKDDPNYYYNYLYNNKTDWQDQIYRNAFVTDHHLRIKGGDAVAKYDLSLGVLNQQGVLDNTNNTRYSTRLNSTIALGQKFDLNAIMALTYNTGRFQEQGMLKATNPMLAAMYRAPILSPYTKDKDNNLLTDLDGVRQFGVSNPLALLQTGDFTSDVYDVFAQANLRYRATKDLQFNALLGYYTNYSRQTTFVPGLSSGTILPLENGIALNTARSGAGQSANISWNFYGSYAKQLGRDQLDAGIGIQGLLNSQEYDAGAGRNTSSDFYRTLNYVSNAGRKFWGYDEDWNWMNMYGFVRYNWRSLLKLDANLSVDGSSVTGENAKRFGLFPAADLSILLSNMSFLKENESINNLVLKFGYAKTGNSRFSSKIGQSYYSSQLYRQLAGIVVGNIPSNEIRWEDNQNMQGNLIFSGLNQRLNMNVGYYYNRASHLLNRFSVSPIAGIDRIFLNGGQINNRGLEVDANFVFVDKTDWSFTLGGNLSTLNSSVKKLLSVNPILLQQEDDVIRIHQVDKAPFSFYGYQSNGVIASAREAEQLNLYDYKNRMFAPGDVFFEDVNNDGIIDAEDQVDLGSSLPKLFGGAYFTLRYKKVQLQGLLSFTKGNKTYNAVRRSLEDLAGYNNQSIAALRRWQTDGQQTDIPQVQYGDPMENARFSSRWIEDASYMRLENLSLSYRFGNHRLKILAHSEWYIVAENLFTWSKYLGLDPVTAYSNSMAYTGADYGKIPLPRTFKLGVNFKL, from the coding sequence ATGAATTTTACAGATCTCATGTATAAGAAAAATAAACATGTGTGGAAGTTGTCAATGGCTTTGTCATTCTCATTATTCTGCATGCATAGTTATGCCCAGCAAAATATTCAGGGAAAGGTCGTGAAATCGTACGATAAAACTCCCATAGAGGGGGCTATTGTAAGTATTTTGAACTCAACACATACCACCAAGACGAAATCGGATGGAACATTTGTTTTCGATAATATACGAGATGAGTCGCCAGTTATTCGGATTTGGAGTCCCGGATTCTTTGAATCACGTATTGAAGTGTTGGGGCGTAACCAAATTGAAATAAAGTTGATTTCGGAGGGACGAGAACATTATGAAAATGTAGTTTCGGGGTCTTTTTCTGCAGCTAATGCGACGTTGTTGACCACGGAACACTATCCTAAGGGCGCAGCCACCGTTGAACAAGTACTAACTGGCCAGATTGTAGGGTTACGCACGACCAACAAAGGTGGGATGCCGTCAGAAGGTGCAGCATTTAATTTTAGGGGAGTGCGCTCGTTTGAAGCAAATAGCAATCCGCTGATTGTCGTCGATAATGCACCGTATTTACCAGACATGGATAATTCTCCGATTATTGGTGGATACTCGAGAAGTATCTTTGCCCCATTTAACCTTCATGATATTAAAAGTATTCAATTCTTGAAGGGAGCCGAAACAGCACGTTACGGTTCGTTAGGCTCAAATGGAGTACTCAAATTAGAAACCTCTGCATCCGATGATATGGAAACGGTTATTGAGTATCGAGGTAATTTTGCAGTAGCGCATCAGTATAGAACGCTGCCTGTGCTGAATGATAGTCAATACAAGAGTTATCTCGGTGCCGTTGGGATGACCAATTACAACGATATGGGCGAGCTGCTGGCGCAATTTCCTTTCCTGAAAGATGATCCGAATTATTATTATAACTACCTGTACAATAATAAAACGGATTGGCAAGATCAGATTTATCGAAATGCTTTTGTAACCGATCATCATTTAAGAATCAAAGGTGGCGATGCGGTTGCAAAATATGATCTCTCGCTTGGCGTGTTGAACCAACAGGGCGTATTGGACAATACAAACAACACCCGATACAGCACGCGTCTGAATTCAACGATTGCTTTAGGACAGAAATTCGACTTGAATGCAATTATGGCATTAACCTATAACACCGGAAGATTCCAGGAACAAGGCATGTTAAAAGCCACCAATCCCATGTTGGCCGCAATGTATAGAGCGCCGATTCTTAGCCCCTATACAAAAGATAAAGACAACAACCTATTGACTGATTTGGACGGTGTTAGACAATTTGGCGTCTCTAATCCCTTAGCTCTTCTACAAACCGGCGATTTTACGTCGGACGTCTACGATGTTTTTGCACAAGCTAATTTGCGCTATAGAGCGACTAAAGATCTTCAATTTAATGCTTTGCTGGGTTACTATACAAATTATAGCCGGCAGACAACCTTTGTACCAGGATTGTCTAGCGGCACCATTCTCCCTTTAGAGAATGGAATTGCTTTAAATACAGCGCGATCGGGCGCTGGGCAGTCAGCTAATATTTCCTGGAATTTTTATGGGAGTTATGCGAAACAGTTAGGCCGCGATCAATTGGATGCTGGTATCGGTATACAGGGCCTGCTGAATAGTCAGGAGTATGATGCCGGTGCGGGTAGGAATACAAGTTCCGATTTTTACCGTACACTGAATTATGTCAGTAACGCAGGACGTAAATTTTGGGGATATGATGAAGACTGGAATTGGATGAACATGTATGGTTTCGTCCGTTACAACTGGCGCAGCTTACTGAAATTAGATGCCAATCTTAGCGTTGACGGTAGCTCCGTTACAGGGGAAAATGCCAAAAGGTTTGGCCTGTTCCCGGCGGCGGACTTATCAATTCTCCTCTCTAATATGTCTTTTCTGAAGGAGAATGAATCGATAAACAACCTCGTGTTAAAATTTGGTTACGCAAAAACCGGTAACAGCCGTTTTTCATCAAAGATTGGACAATCGTACTACAGCAGCCAATTGTATAGACAACTTGCTGGAATTGTAGTGGGTAACATTCCTAGCAATGAAATTAGATGGGAAGATAACCAAAATATGCAGGGTAATTTAATCTTTTCGGGGCTAAATCAACGTTTAAATATGAACGTGGGATATTATTACAACCGTGCCAGTCATCTTTTGAATCGTTTTTCTGTGTCGCCCATAGCGGGAATCGACAGGATATTTTTAAATGGGGGTCAAATTAACAATCGTGGTTTGGAAGTGGATGCTAATTTTGTTTTCGTTGACAAAACAGACTGGTCTTTCACACTGGGCGGTAATTTATCCACATTAAACAGTAGCGTAAAAAAGCTGTTGAGTGTGAATCCAATATTGTTACAGCAGGAAGATGATGTTATTCGCATCCATCAGGTGGATAAAGCACCCTTTTCTTTTTATGGATATCAATCCAATGGCGTTATCGCTAGCGCCAGAGAGGCCGAGCAATTGAATTTATACGATTATAAGAATAGAATGTTTGCTCCAGGCGATGTTTTCTTTGAGGACGTGAATAACGATGGTATTATAGATGCCGAAGATCAGGTCGATCTAGGAAGTAGTTTGCCGAAATTATTTGGGGGCGCATATTTCACCTTACGTTATAAGAAGGTTCAATTGCAGGGTCTCTTGAGTTTTACCAAAGGCAACAAGACTTATAATGCTGTACGTAGAAGTCTCGAGGATCTCGCCGGTTATAATAATCAATCCATTGCGGCACTGCGCCGTTGGCAGACCGATGGCCAACAAACTGATATCCCACAGGTACAATATGGTGATCCCATGGAGAACGCACGCTTTTCTAGCCGATGGATTGAAGATGCTTCTTATATGCGTTTAGAGAACTTGTCTTTGTCTTATCGTTTTGGGAATCATCGACTTAAAATTCTTGCGCATTCGGAATGGTATATCGTTGCTGAAAATTTATTTACATGGAGCAAATATTTGGGACTGGATCCTGTAACGGCATACAGCAATAGCATGGCTTATACCGGTGCAGACTATGGCAAAATCCCTTTACCACGGACCTTTAAATTAGGCGTCAATTTTAAACTCTAG
- a CDS encoding fasciclin domain-containing protein, which yields MKNVVGILLFMLVAVTGCKKNWNEHYEEQGSISQLDLLAYLKTQPQYSLFVSKLEEYGIAEELTRDQELTIWAVPNDQMAAFESSTEDKISILKYHINNLKYDSGKLKDGLKLITLNGKYLMVSRKDNQAYVGDAKLIKANQFCKNGVVHEIDLLLKPDVSIYDYLRGLGNDYSIIRDSVLAMNDTIFDLSNSVPIGVDPTGNTLYDSVFTITNPIFEKANIRSEFANVTMFLPANQVIKNCFDDLQRLYNQFGKKFLREDSLIAYTWIKEAIFYNEIITDYGTKDLTSAFNRLWKPGIQLVDPQYKRMSNGRIFNVTKLKIPNNVHIQMIKQLFHYYEYVPENEKANLFGLANVTAIEPKDRDKVSFPTLGIELTYRTLLIRGDIADNKPASINFTPIMLARKPDGSTGYKVVEVPPGEYNLYMGFLAKNHPFVNIYVDDKLVAKSLNVEPSTPWNYDRATNTVAGTKYNGWGGLVGPVVIESDKIRSFKIKVEFAGLGKGTVENIEPYHWALIPTVNNY from the coding sequence ATGAAAAACGTTGTAGGAATTCTCCTGTTCATGCTTGTTGCAGTAACAGGATGTAAAAAGAATTGGAATGAGCACTACGAGGAACAAGGATCCATATCCCAATTAGATTTGTTAGCTTATCTTAAAACTCAACCACAATACAGCCTATTTGTCTCAAAACTGGAAGAGTATGGGATCGCTGAGGAGCTGACCCGCGATCAAGAATTAACCATATGGGCGGTACCTAATGATCAGATGGCAGCCTTTGAATCATCCACAGAAGATAAAATCTCGATCTTAAAGTATCATATCAATAACCTCAAATATGACAGTGGAAAACTTAAAGATGGTTTAAAATTAATTACTTTAAATGGGAAGTATCTGATGGTTTCACGTAAGGATAATCAGGCATATGTTGGTGACGCCAAACTGATTAAGGCCAATCAATTTTGTAAAAACGGGGTGGTGCATGAAATTGATCTGTTGCTGAAGCCGGACGTTAGCATTTATGATTATCTCCGTGGTCTGGGGAATGACTATTCGATCATTCGAGATAGCGTTCTCGCCATGAATGATACGATTTTTGATTTGTCAAATAGTGTTCCCATAGGGGTAGATCCAACTGGGAACACGTTGTACGACTCCGTATTTACCATTACAAATCCAATATTTGAAAAGGCGAACATCCGCTCTGAGTTTGCAAATGTTACGATGTTCCTTCCTGCTAATCAGGTTATTAAAAATTGTTTTGATGATTTACAGCGTCTCTATAATCAATTTGGAAAGAAATTTTTGAGAGAAGACTCCTTAATCGCCTATACATGGATCAAAGAGGCTATTTTTTATAATGAAATTATAACTGACTATGGCACAAAGGATCTGACGTCCGCCTTTAATCGCTTATGGAAGCCAGGTATACAACTGGTAGATCCGCAATATAAACGCATGAGTAACGGTAGAATCTTTAACGTAACCAAATTAAAAATTCCCAATAATGTCCATATTCAAATGATAAAGCAGTTGTTTCATTATTATGAATATGTACCTGAAAATGAAAAGGCAAACCTGTTTGGCCTCGCCAATGTGACCGCTATAGAACCAAAAGACAGGGATAAGGTAAGTTTTCCTACATTGGGGATCGAGCTTACCTACCGAACCCTTCTCATACGGGGAGATATAGCCGACAATAAGCCTGCATCAATCAATTTTACTCCGATTATGTTAGCGCGGAAGCCAGATGGTTCAACAGGTTATAAAGTCGTGGAAGTTCCACCAGGAGAATATAATCTGTATATGGGATTTTTGGCCAAAAACCATCCATTTGTGAATATCTACGTAGACGATAAGTTAGTGGCAAAGTCTTTAAATGTGGAACCGTCGACGCCGTGGAACTATGATCGCGCGACAAATACCGTAGCTGGAACCAAGTATAATGGTTGGGGAGGACTAGTCGGACCTGTAGTGATCGAGAGCGATAAAATCCGGTCATTTAAAATTAAAGTTGAATTTGCCGGGTTAGGAAAGGGAACTGTAGAAAATATTGAGCCTTACCACTGGGCGTTGATTCCAACAGTAAATAATTATTAA
- a CDS encoding fasciclin domain-containing protein produces MKKNLIPLSNLVLLFIGLFSILLSSCKDDFENNTYSAYEDLPMAAYLKNQPEKYDLWVKILEKADLYNTLNINTIYTLFAPVNDGVERYLKKVNLTSVDQMTKDDANYLVRYHLVPNVSIDLGQFQSGAISDLNATDDNLFVEFKDGGLDQIYLNGLSRFNAFDIKVTNGIIHSVDDVLEPLTATILDRLKDQKYSIFHDLAVATGYDERLNTVYTAGTDPDGNPIQQRFKYTAFAVSDAVYLKEGIHTLAALLNKLGASGSDLKSTSNLANRYMAYHLLAQQRSFADLGKFPAGATKMNLETMAQYELIKISEGGEGLVINTDERIGSAIHFNEINIPCKNGVLHDISHWMPIFVPEQVKVIWEFTDYPDIAANVTQYRNPSLGAQYNKIFVANELTSITWRAQPETKSNVLIYRNNRSADGIWYTGPLNYDHLRVELGESGWIQMRSPTIVKGKYKVKLTWPSTKYASNTGICAFVLDNEMLYPRLVMSNTSSDKMMTQDLGTVEFRETTDHTLRILSLDGKLLTLDYIQFDPIN; encoded by the coding sequence ATGAAAAAGAATCTTATTCCTCTTTCTAACCTTGTGCTGCTTTTTATTGGATTATTTTCAATCCTACTCTCCTCCTGTAAAGATGATTTCGAAAATAATACCTATTCAGCGTATGAAGATTTACCCATGGCTGCATACCTTAAAAATCAGCCCGAAAAATATGATCTATGGGTCAAAATCCTCGAGAAAGCAGACTTGTACAATACATTGAATATTAATACCATATACACGCTCTTTGCGCCAGTCAACGATGGTGTCGAACGATATCTTAAAAAAGTGAATCTGACTTCGGTTGATCAGATGACAAAAGACGATGCTAACTATTTGGTGCGTTATCATCTTGTTCCAAATGTTTCAATTGACCTCGGTCAGTTTCAAAGTGGGGCAATCTCAGATTTAAATGCTACCGATGATAATCTTTTTGTGGAGTTCAAAGATGGTGGATTGGATCAGATCTATTTGAATGGGCTATCGCGATTTAATGCTTTCGATATTAAGGTAACTAATGGAATTATCCATAGCGTAGACGATGTTTTGGAACCTCTTACAGCGACTATATTGGATCGATTGAAGGATCAAAAATATAGCATATTTCATGATCTGGCCGTCGCAACCGGATATGACGAGCGATTAAATACCGTCTACACAGCAGGCACAGACCCGGATGGAAATCCAATTCAACAGCGATTCAAATATACGGCATTTGCGGTAAGTGATGCTGTTTACCTGAAAGAAGGCATTCATACGCTAGCAGCGCTATTGAATAAACTGGGCGCATCAGGATCAGACCTGAAATCGACGAGCAATCTTGCTAATCGTTATATGGCTTACCACCTATTGGCGCAGCAGCGCTCTTTTGCCGATTTAGGTAAATTCCCTGCTGGCGCGACAAAAATGAATTTGGAAACCATGGCCCAATACGAATTGATAAAAATTAGCGAAGGAGGAGAAGGTTTGGTTATTAATACCGATGAACGTATCGGCAGTGCTATTCATTTTAATGAAATCAATATCCCCTGCAAAAATGGTGTATTGCACGATATTAGCCATTGGATGCCAATTTTCGTTCCAGAGCAGGTCAAGGTTATTTGGGAGTTTACCGACTATCCAGATATAGCCGCCAATGTTACCCAATACAGAAACCCGAGCCTTGGAGCGCAATACAATAAAATCTTTGTGGCCAACGAGCTGACGAGTATTACATGGCGGGCGCAACCAGAGACCAAGTCAAATGTATTGATTTATCGGAACAACAGGAGTGCGGACGGTATTTGGTATACCGGTCCGCTGAATTACGATCATTTACGTGTAGAATTGGGCGAATCGGGATGGATTCAGATGCGAAGCCCCACTATTGTAAAGGGAAAATACAAAGTCAAATTGACGTGGCCTAGTACTAAATATGCTTCAAATACAGGAATTTGTGCCTTTGTATTGGATAATGAAATGCTGTATCCCCGGTTGGTGATGTCCAATACCAGCTCCGACAAAATGATGACGCAGGATTTAGGAACCGTGGAATTTAGGGAAACAACAGACCATACCCTCCGCATACTATCACTGGATGGTAAGTTGCTGACGTTAGATTACATCCAGTTCGACCCGATTAATTGA
- a CDS encoding RagB/SusD family nutrient uptake outer membrane protein — protein MKICYKLMMLCLLLPAASCQKWLDLKPQNEQVSDAYWTNKAEVEAVLGAAYVKLQGAVKTMLVWGEGRGNTLSLSGYVDVDLLRLKSFSLLPTNNYAKWGEFYQIINYANMVIKYAPAVVEKDPAFNQATMASFLSEAYFLRALSYFYIVRSFGEAPLILEPYMDDQQAYELSKSSKAQLFDQIVQDLTVASNNGKEIWPTVWETKGRSTKWAIQALLADVYLWLGKYDEAIIACNTILQSGKYGLLQGTVNNKNNWFSIFNPGNSNEGIFEIQFDYTKNQTNKLMEIFGSNYNWIISNYCVSLFTENAEDIRGAGASYETVAYKLWKYLGAEGNTTIPRPYSDQNWIIYRMADIYLMKAEALIMKGESYYPQAVELITTIRSRASISRPLEAGSTELDILKALMDERAREFVGEGKRWFDLLRVAQRDQYKYKEYLIEQVLLGVSGASTPVIRSLLLNENAHYLPIHADELKYNKLLVQNPYYENLN, from the coding sequence ATGAAAATATGCTATAAATTAATGATGCTGTGTCTATTGTTGCCAGCGGCATCTTGTCAGAAATGGCTTGATCTCAAACCACAGAATGAACAGGTCAGTGATGCTTACTGGACCAATAAAGCTGAAGTGGAAGCTGTATTAGGTGCGGCCTATGTAAAATTACAAGGTGCTGTTAAAACAATGTTAGTATGGGGCGAAGGGCGGGGAAATACACTGAGCTTAAGCGGGTATGTTGATGTCGATCTTTTAAGGTTAAAAAGCTTCTCGCTTTTGCCGACAAACAATTATGCAAAATGGGGTGAATTTTATCAGATTATCAATTATGCCAATATGGTGATAAAGTATGCCCCTGCTGTTGTTGAAAAAGATCCAGCGTTTAATCAAGCGACTATGGCATCTTTTTTATCGGAGGCTTATTTTTTGCGAGCACTCAGTTATTTCTACATCGTTAGGAGTTTTGGCGAGGCACCATTGATCCTAGAACCCTATATGGACGATCAGCAAGCATACGAATTGTCAAAATCGTCCAAAGCTCAGCTCTTTGATCAGATTGTGCAGGATCTGACGGTTGCGTCAAACAACGGTAAGGAGATCTGGCCAACGGTTTGGGAAACCAAAGGGCGTTCCACAAAATGGGCTATACAAGCGCTGTTGGCCGATGTCTACCTCTGGCTGGGAAAATATGATGAGGCGATAATCGCCTGTAATACCATATTGCAGTCAGGAAAGTACGGGCTCTTGCAGGGAACAGTCAATAATAAGAATAATTGGTTCAGTATTTTTAATCCCGGAAATTCCAACGAGGGGATTTTTGAAATCCAATTTGATTATACCAAGAATCAAACAAATAAATTGATGGAAATATTTGGCTCCAACTATAATTGGATCATATCCAACTATTGTGTGTCGCTATTTACAGAAAATGCCGAAGATATCCGCGGCGCAGGGGCATCCTACGAAACGGTTGCCTACAAGCTTTGGAAATATTTAGGGGCAGAAGGAAATACAACGATTCCTAGACCCTATAGTGATCAAAATTGGATCATTTATCGGATGGCGGATATTTACCTGATGAAGGCCGAAGCATTGATTATGAAAGGAGAAAGTTACTACCCACAAGCGGTAGAATTGATCACTACGATTCGGTCAAGGGCCTCAATTTCCCGCCCGCTCGAAGCAGGGAGTACCGAGTTGGATATATTGAAAGCATTAATGGATGAGCGTGCACGGGAGTTTGTGGGAGAAGGAAAACGTTGGTTTGATCTATTACGTGTGGCGCAACGAGATCAATATAAATATAAAGAATATTTGATCGAACAAGTATTACTCGGCGTATCAGGAGCCTCAACACCTGTGATTAGATCCCTATTGCTCAATGAGAATGCGCACTATTTGCCAATACATGCCGATGAATTGAAGTATAATAAATTGCTTGTGCAGAACCCGTATTATGAAAACCTAAATTAA
- a CDS encoding SusC/RagA family TonB-linked outer membrane protein: MKLNIFLIITWIAFVLPAYGQRAKVLTGTVQSGPNAPLAAASVYIENKDNRSLMGASTDNLGQFTIGVPAGEGLTIVAACIGYKTTKIPFNGQSTVIIKLVKDDRMIDEVVVTGEKANTKNSMGINYRNQVSATERFDMKELEALPFASIESGLQGRLANVDIVSSADPGARSAIRIRGTSSLNGNSEPLIVVDGVPYPTSIGSDFNFSTANDEDFGGLVNISPNDIESIEVLKDAAATAIWGSKGANGVLLFTTKKGRKGKTQFALSSKLDVKREAETIPMLNGGQYVALVQDAIWNSVNDLGYTSALPYLNLLYNTNEIKYDPSWVYFNEYNQNTNWLEQVTQVGHFEDNSLSISGGGDKATYRLSLGFLNDVGTTKGTKLNRYNSLLSLNYKFSNKFNVNADMSYSISDRKNFWTGEDISTPRGMAMTKMPNMSPYVIGEDGQYTDQYFTPRINFQGSFGENQMFNPVAMVNESINITVGEQARVVFRGIYTIIPALQYIGTVGFDTRSTKNRKYLPQAVTGVIWTDPFFNRGSDMLSDELYLNTENKFIFNKKIKEHSIVATGLLQTNEARKFSYASETSGNASSSLSDPTAGGAVVNMGSGNSKTRNIGAISSLHYAYKDRYIVSGTYRWEANSSLSAQHRWKGFPSIGAAWHLGDEEFIKKLDLISTAKLRFSWGKSGNAPSGAFTYLGTFQPLTPGYIDMTAVGPVSIQLDNLKWETITQTDFGVDLSFFKNRLQFTGELYNRVTTDLLQKDVTLPSSTGFGKMRYYNSGKLANKGWELIFNAEAIRSKDFGLSVNLNVSRNRNEVIVLPDNMQFENYNFGNGKYAHKIIEGNPVGSFYGYHYLGVYQNEQDTYAKDLDGKVMYDLQGQPVYMVNGNRRVFAGDAKYQDIDGNGVINQYDIVYLGNAMPLFTMGGGINLRYKAFALSTFLHGRFGQKVVNQVRINTENMYGTANQSTAVLGRWRQEGDVTDIPRALYGEGYNYLGSDRFVEDASFVRLKMISLKYALPKKVIERWGLTRCEIFTTVQDVFTWTDYSGQDPEVSLSSNIYMLSQDNASTPRPRRFALGVNVNF, translated from the coding sequence ATGAAGCTAAATATATTTTTAATCATTACCTGGATTGCTTTTGTACTGCCTGCTTATGGGCAGCGTGCAAAAGTCTTGACCGGTACTGTCCAAAGCGGACCAAACGCGCCTTTGGCAGCGGCTTCCGTCTATATCGAAAACAAAGATAATCGGAGTTTGATGGGCGCTTCAACAGACAATTTAGGTCAATTCACCATTGGAGTTCCCGCCGGTGAAGGCCTAACTATTGTCGCTGCCTGTATAGGTTATAAGACCACAAAAATTCCATTTAACGGGCAGAGCACTGTAATCATCAAGCTCGTTAAAGACGATCGTATGATTGACGAGGTTGTCGTTACAGGAGAGAAGGCCAATACAAAGAATAGCATGGGAATTAACTACCGCAATCAGGTTTCGGCGACAGAACGCTTTGACATGAAAGAGTTGGAAGCACTGCCTTTTGCTTCTATTGAAAGTGGGCTACAAGGTCGGCTGGCGAATGTGGATATCGTGTCTAGCGCAGACCCCGGTGCAAGAAGCGCTATCCGGATTAGAGGGACATCCTCGTTGAATGGTAATTCAGAACCCTTAATCGTTGTTGATGGTGTTCCTTATCCTACCTCCATAGGTAGCGACTTTAATTTTTCCACCGCTAACGACGAAGATTTTGGCGGCCTAGTGAATATATCTCCTAACGATATCGAATCCATCGAAGTGTTAAAAGACGCCGCGGCTACAGCGATTTGGGGCTCTAAAGGCGCAAACGGCGTTTTACTCTTCACCACGAAAAAAGGACGTAAGGGTAAAACCCAATTTGCATTGTCCAGCAAATTGGATGTTAAGCGCGAAGCAGAAACAATCCCCATGTTAAATGGAGGACAATACGTCGCACTGGTACAGGATGCCATTTGGAATTCAGTGAATGATCTGGGCTATACTTCCGCATTACCATACCTCAATTTACTCTATAATACGAACGAAATTAAATATGATCCATCATGGGTCTATTTTAATGAGTATAATCAAAATACCAACTGGCTTGAACAAGTGACCCAAGTGGGACATTTCGAAGATAATTCTCTTTCGATTAGTGGCGGAGGAGATAAAGCCACCTACAGGCTGTCGCTAGGTTTTTTAAATGATGTGGGAACGACAAAAGGAACCAAACTGAATCGCTATAATTCACTGTTGAGTCTCAATTATAAATTCTCTAACAAGTTTAATGTTAATGCCGATATGTCCTATTCAATTAGTGATCGGAAGAATTTTTGGACGGGTGAAGATATCAGTACACCAAGAGGTATGGCCATGACCAAAATGCCCAATATGAGTCCTTATGTCATCGGGGAGGATGGCCAATATACAGATCAATATTTTACACCACGGATTAACTTTCAGGGTTCATTTGGCGAGAACCAAATGTTCAATCCAGTAGCGATGGTGAATGAATCAATCAATATTACTGTCGGCGAGCAGGCAAGGGTCGTCTTTCGAGGGATCTATACTATTATTCCAGCGCTTCAATATATTGGTACAGTTGGATTTGATACCAGGTCAACGAAAAATCGAAAATATCTGCCGCAGGCTGTTACCGGAGTTATCTGGACCGACCCGTTCTTCAATAGGGGATCGGATATGCTGTCAGATGAGTTATACCTAAACACCGAGAATAAATTTATATTCAATAAAAAGATTAAAGAGCATAGCATTGTTGCTACGGGCTTATTGCAGACAAATGAAGCACGAAAGTTTAGCTATGCCAGTGAGACATCAGGCAACGCATCATCATCTTTAAGTGATCCAACCGCCGGCGGCGCCGTCGTGAATATGGGGTCGGGAAATTCTAAAACACGGAATATCGGTGCGATTTCCAGTTTGCATTACGCATATAAGGATCGTTATATCGTCAGTGGTACATACCGTTGGGAGGCCAACTCCAGTCTCTCGGCACAACATCGCTGGAAAGGGTTTCCTTCAATTGGCGCTGCCTGGCATCTCGGTGACGAAGAATTTATTAAAAAATTAGACCTTATTAGTACGGCGAAACTTCGCTTTAGCTGGGGTAAAAGTGGAAATGCCCCTTCGGGCGCTTTCACCTATTTGGGCACGTTTCAGCCGCTCACGCCAGGTTATATTGATATGACTGCTGTGGGACCAGTATCCATTCAATTGGATAATCTTAAATGGGAGACGATAACCCAAACTGATTTTGGTGTCGATCTCTCTTTCTTTAAAAATAGACTTCAATTTACGGGTGAGTTATATAATCGGGTGACCACAGACCTCCTACAAAAGGACGTGACATTACCTTCATCCACTGGTTTTGGTAAAATGCGGTACTACAATTCTGGCAAATTAGCCAATAAAGGCTGGGAATTGATTTTCAATGCTGAGGCAATCCGCTCCAAGGATTTTGGTCTCTCTGTTAATCTGAATGTGTCACGTAATAGAAATGAAGTTATTGTACTTCCCGATAACATGCAATTTGAGAACTACAACTTCGGTAATGGCAAATATGCGCATAAAATTATCGAAGGCAATCCAGTAGGCTCATTTTACGGCTACCATTATCTCGGTGTATATCAGAACGAACAAGATACCTATGCCAAAGACCTGGACGGAAAAGTAATGTACGACCTACAGGGGCAACCTGTCTATATGGTAAATGGCAACAGGCGGGTATTTGCCGGCGATGCCAAATATCAGGATATCGACGGGAATGGTGTGATTAATCAATATGACATTGTTTATTTAGGAAATGCAATGCCCTTATTTACAATGGGGGGCGGGATAAATCTGCGTTACAAAGCTTTTGCGCTAAGTACTTTTTTGCACGGTAGATTTGGTCAAAAAGTAGTCAATCAGGTACGGATCAATACGGAGAATATGTATGGTACAGCGAACCAAAGTACCGCTGTACTTGGAAGGTGGCGCCAAGAGGGAGATGTTACAGATATACCACGGGCGCTATATGGTGAAGGTTACAATTACTTAGGGTCAGACCGCTTTGTGGAGGATGCATCTTTTGTTAGGTTAAAAATGATCTCTCTCAAATATGCACTTCCTAAAAAAGTAATCGAAAGATGGGGATTGACCCGCTGTGAAATATTTACAACGGTTCAGGATGTCTTTACGTGGACTGATTATTCTGGTCAAGATCCAGAAGTCTCCCTCTCAAGTAATATTTATATGCTGAGCCAAGATAATGCAAGTACGCCACGTCCAAGACGCTTTGCCTTGGGGGTAAATGTAAACTTTTAA